The Megalopta genalis isolate 19385.01 unplaced genomic scaffold, iyMegGena1_principal scaffold0038, whole genome shotgun sequence genome includes a region encoding these proteins:
- the LOC143261152 gene encoding uncharacterized protein LOC143261152 has product MANTHNRTNQKGRKRKEDTHLNILQINLNHCRLAHNLLQQNAVDWEIDAAIWITERAAMRLAPIQLLASADGYVAVRISDITVVSRYYSPNIRLDAFVTHLQHLDDLMGILYHNHTIVAGNFNAKSPAWGSAETSSRGTAALEIANRVRICPVVSKEGHTYNRNGRHSLIDIMLCGRSVLRRLASSTILNTETASDHLYIRYVLTNNTTSCGEVPWSGVVDVDRFFTLYNATATLTSPFRIETAADIDSYIKLLRELVEKSIRPQYQASHRRGGGRPRSRQQGGP; this is encoded by the coding sequence ATGGCAAACACCCACAACCGCACAAACCAAAAGGGCAGGAAGAGAAAAGAGGACACACATTTAAACATACTACAGATCAACTTAAACCACTGCAGGCTAGCCCACAACCTGCTGCAACAGAACGCGGTCGACTGGGAAATAGACGCAGCCATCTGGATAACCGAAAGGGCCGCCATGAGGTTGGCCCCCATACAACTCCTGGCCAGTGCGGACGGATACGTGGCGGTTCGGATCAGTGATATCACTGTAGTGAGCCGCTACTATTCGCCGAACATACGCCTGGACGCCTTCGTGACCCACCTACAACATCTGGACGACCTGATGGGCATACTGTACCACAACCATACGATCGTAGCCGGAAACTTCAACGCGAAATCACCAGCATGGGGCTCTGCTGAGACGAGCTCACGGGGCACAGCCGCCCTCGAAATAGCCAATCGCGTCCGGATCTGCCCGGTCGTCAGCAAGGAAGGGCACACCTACAATAGAAACGGGCGGCACTCGCTGATTGATATCATGCTCTGTGGTAGGTCCGTGCTCCGGAGACTTGCCTCAAGCACCATCCTGAACACGGAAACCGCCTCAGACCACCTATACATAAGATACGTGCTCACCAACAACACCACAAGTTGCGGAGAAGTGCCTTGGTCGGGAGTGGTCGACGTGGACAGATTTTTCACGCTCTACAACGCGACTGCGACGCTGACCTCCCCTTTTCGCATAGAAACAGCGGCGGACATCGACAGTTACATTAAGTTACTGAGGGAGCTCGTCGAGAAATCTATTCGGCCCCAATACCAGGCATCACACAGGCGTGGTGGTGGACGCCCGAGGTCGAGGCAGCAAGGCGGGCCGTAA